The DNA sequence TAGGCTTTTGGTATTTTCGCATTACAGGAATTAGGAACATATGTAATTTGTAGGAACTCCATTTTAGCTCCTACTTAAAAGTAGGATCTGAAACAGTTCACATTCACGTCACTGTCAACCACTTTAGACTTCAACTGCCGGTCCTTTATTAGCATCTGTGATTCCATAAAGGATCTTTAATATTCTTGTAAGTTCTTTAGAGTTGAAAAATgctctttagattattaaaatgttcttcacgcTTAGAAACACTTGAATGGTTCTTAAATGGTTCACTGAAAGGTTATTTGGGGAAACAAAAAGGTTGTTCTGTGGCATTACTGCAAAACCctcttttgaaacatttacttttaaaagcgCAGAACAGGATTGGACATCCCTGATTTAGCCACCTAAATGAGGTACAAAGGTGAACATTTGGAAATGTACATCCcagtttttgtaccttttttttgaGAGCTCAAGGTCTGCAGGCctatttatgttatttgttgACCTCCATCAGTCACAATTCTGCCCATGCCTACAACTTCAGCACCTTAACAGTGGTGAGATTTGTGTTGTCCTCATCAGTTGGGCAGTCCAAGtcctcttcctctccatccTCTTCATCAAGTTGGAGGCTCCCAGAAGAAAAGCGCATGCGTGCCAGTGGACCAGAACGCACCACTTTACCAAGTGCGGGAAAGTAGGGGTAGAAAGTGTCTGAATCTGAATCACTATAACTACCTGTGCCAATTACACATAAAGAAGTGGGTCTTTCCGGGAGTGGAGCCGGACTTAGAGGAAGGTAGGTGGGCCTGGTAGGAACCTGGTGTCGAGAAAGGTGTGGATAATATCCCAGAGGGCGATACTCGGATGCATAGGCAGCGGCGTTTGAGGCAAGTGTAGGCCGCTGGAATTTGAAGTCTGGTTGACTTGAGGCTCGACGTGGCAAACCAGTCTGAAAGGTGGAGTCGTCGCTGTAATGCCCTGCTTCCACTCCACTCAAGTCTAGTTTCTTGTTCAACCCAACTCTTAGTCCCAGTCCTCCTCTGGGGTACAATCTCGATTCTCCCTGGCCGGTGGGACGGAGCCTTTCCTGCTGCTTCTGTAGTTGCGGCGACAAGCAAGAGGATGGCAAGGACGAATGAGCAATTTGTCTGGGCAAGTACTGCAGAGGCACATGATTGTGATGAGTTTGAGGGAGGCGGTCTAGGGATGAAGACGTGTGGTCTTGCAATAGGTACGGGTGACTAGCGAGTGGGAAGGTTGGCAGCACTGGGTGGAACTGTAGATGGGGTGGGTTAGGATAGAGAAGTACTAGATGCTGGGTGCTAGGAGACAATCGTCTCTTTGCTTTTTGTCTCTGAGCTGCTCTACCACGATGTTCCACTCCTGATGTAGAAAGGGAACGGAGCTTGGGTGAGGCAGAATTGCTTGAGAAGGCAGGATTTCGTGACAAGGGCCTGGATCGTTCCAGCTCATTAGCGAACATGACTTCCACGGCAGATAGGCTGCGCTTTGCTACGCCTGTCTGTTCGCCGTGTTGCCCAGCAACAGTTGGGTCGGGAGGTAGATGCTCGTACAGCTAtgtgaggaagaaaaaaatgtaagaaacatGATCCAAAAACACATCCAAAATGTAAGTAACTCGTACAATACCTGCTTGGAGACATCAGTCAGTATGTCAGGAGAGGATCTGCACTGTCGAGTGTCATATTCACACTTGCAGTaacttctgaaaaaaaagtgcGAAACATGCTGTAGATGCAGTGAAAAACAAACCCCTACAGCACTGTCCAATTCCCTAAAAActctttctcattctcattctcaaaaaaatgtaaaaacacattgcaGTTTAAACCATTTGTAGCTTGAGGTACAAATGTCACTGGGATGGCACCCTTTCAAAGGGTATATATACCCTTGTACCCCATTTAcacataaaatgtgcattttagtaCCTATTATAGCTTTGTACCTGAAGTGTACCTATAAGCGCCTTTTGAAAGGGTACTGACACAGGGACAGCTTCTGTACCTTTTGGAATTGTTTTATTGGTTTCTGTCCGAAATGGTGCACTTGATGATCATGACTTTTCCTTTCTTGGCACTGTAGCATGTCCTATTTGGCGTTTTATGTTTCACATGTAACGTTTTCGTGACTCAACAAAGTAATGTCAGCTCAACCTATGGAGGACTACCTTTGTCTAAGCCAACAGAAGACAATTGTATCATTTTTGCTATTTAGATTTTTCCCATTAGTGGCTTAGAAAGTACATGTACAGTTTATGCACAAATGTATTCCCATAACATACAAAATCCTATGTAACATCTTACCTTTCAAAAGGCAAATGTTTCTTGTCTCCAGAGCCAACACACTCAAGAAGTTGCTTCTGTGTTCTGCCACTAAAAtaccacaaacacaaaaaaagacaaccgttactaataaaaaaattaataaaatatatatatacatacatttttttttcaattttttttttcattatgcacCATATGCTGAGCACAATCAAACACaacagatgaataaatgcaaCACATGAATCAAACTCACTCAGAATGCTGACCATTTATGACACggtttctatatatttttattatactgctGTATGTGGGAAGAGATATATTAAACAGAGGACTGAAATCACTCAAAGTGACATTCATTTCTTCATCTTGCCTACACTCAACTATAGTGTCTGATCACGTCTGTGCTTTTCTCAACTTTGTCATATCGCTAGACACCCCCACTTTGTGTTGCCCATTATTATCATCACTCATTTTGCCAGTTATTATCAGTTCCCAATAAAGTCACTGTCAGAGTGGAAGCACTTGCATACATGTAAACCATTGAATAAAGAGTGTTTAGCAAAGAAGATTAGAACTactctgtttaataacctcatTACAATCTCTTAGAGGATTTATGGAAGATGATTACGAAGGATCATAGCATAAAGTAGACAGTTGAGGCTGAGGTATGAAGTCACATACCTGTATCTAAAACTGGATCCTTTACTGGATAAAATTGACTTTTGATGTGACTTGGGCTCTTCTGCAAGCCTGAAGAAAGCATGATATTCCACACACATCTTCCAGAATGCCTTACACACATCTCTGCTGGCCATGGAGAACTCAACAGTGTCTCTCCTTGAAGGCTAACACAGTAAGAGTTATGTGACAGATGGGATATTAGTAAACATTCCatgtaaaaatctatttaatttttcgttaaagcattttcagtcaaattaaattaaacactttcatatttatcataaataaaataaaatatctttcattttaCCGCTTCATTGGTGTggattatttaaacaaaacaataagtAAACAAAAGTTTAGTTTCCTTCTTGCAATTTACGTTGTTTAtctctcttttattttctatCATGCTCTTATCTTTCATGATAAATTGCTTGTGCtgttcctcatttgtaagtctgCCATCTTTGTATGAAAGTGTGTGCAAAATGCCTAAATGTAAATCTAGAAGTCAGCACAGGCATTGCAGATATACTATATAATGAGAAAGATTATTTTAAGTGTTGCTGAGGAACTATTGTATTCTTTCCCCCACAGATTCCAATGTAAAAACAGCCGTTGCTATGGAGGGATCGTTTGTGTCTCACCCCAGTCTCAGTGTGGAGTTTGATGAGAAAATGTTTCCTCTTAAAGCTCAGCTTTCGGATCTTGGCCCAGCTGAAGGTATTGATCTTTGTGTTTCCCTGATAGCAGTATAAACATGTAAGAGAGACAGCATTTAAGGgtgtatatttgttttgatgtgCTTTTCTAATTAGAAGGCTACAGTGTAagcatatattatgttatagtACCTGAAAGACTAGCACTCCCATATGTGTGACGGCGAGGTTGATCCTCATGCCTTCTCCATCATGAGCAGGGTGAGGGCGGATCCCGTACATGTCCATTTTCCGGGCGACCTCCAGCAAATGCACATCTGATTCAGCAGGagtgtgacctctgaccccataaataaaattatttaaatggtaatgggcaaaataaaatatgttcaagCACTGGTAGTAACTAATTATATGCAGTCTGAGTTTCATAGTCAGATTCCAAAAAGTAAGTAATTGGAATTATATCacattagatttatttaaatcttatatttttatgctttaattaaCTATTCCCTTTATGAACACCTGCAGGGGGTAAAGTCCAGTTTGGGAAACCCACTTTATTCTACTGAAATGTATGTGGTAAAGtcataaattagattaaaagtaatcaaaaaacAATCATTCCACAATATTCTGACTATATTATCTAAAATGTGGTTTGTAATAGATTGTGTTAATAACTACACTTTTTTTCACGTCATTTGTAATCAGTTACAGATTGCAATTTATAAGTAATCGACCAAGCACTGTGTACATTACGGGACATTACATTATTCATGATATATGCGTGCCAGCCAATATTATCATTCTGGTATACTTGCATGCTGTGGTTGTATGTTACCTGTGCTTTTTGTGAAAGCGAATGATTTTATGATCCAAGTATTCTTGGTTTGGCACATATTGCTTATTTTCAAGATGATGAGTATCCAATTCATCGTCATAATCCCCGATTTCTGCTACAAATGGTCATAGAGTGGAAAAGTATAATGTGATTATCATATGTGCATATGATAATCAAAAGATAAGATTTGAAAGCATTGTATTTGACGATATGCAAACATTCAGTGAGGTAAGAGGAGCTACCTTGCAGTATATGCGAGACCAGCAGTGCGGCGCTGTTATCGTTACACGTGAGGCTACCATTTGACAAATCCTGTTTGATCTGAAGGGCAAACAGATACCTGTATAAAAGAGGAAGCAGTCAGAATGAACTCATATCACCTCTCACCATCTATTTATCTGCCTATATATCAAAAAACATCGGAGTGTGATATACCTGGTTAAGCCTCTCTGCAATTGTCCTGGGTCAGGAGGGAAAAACTTCACTATAAAATGGAACGCCACATCACTGATATCTATGGGTGAGAAGCATTATTACACCCAGTATCCCATTACCCATTACATTATTATACCCATAAAACTGCCATTAAGCTTATTTTATTAGCAATCTTAACATTCACTAAAGACAAAATATCAAGGGGATAGTGGTCTAATAGTTAAGCATCTGTGATGGTAAATAAAAGATTCAATCCATTAAAGAACTAAATCAATAATTGGTGATCACTGACTTCTGAGATTATATCTTCTACTGTAAGCATCTAGGGTAGAAGAAAGTGGGGTAAGATGTGCCAGGGGATATGTTCTCAagagtatttttatgtattttaaaagtatgttcATTTGCAGAAAATGCTGCTGACATGCTTTTTTGCAAGTCAGCAGCATTTCTAGCTGTTCATGTAGTTTTCTACATGGCCAGTATGAGTGTTACGTCAAAGAGTTTAGGGCCAAATTGGAtcactaaattattaaataactttttttataaaacccTATTTTAATCCTTCCATCTTAATCCATTCTCCTTGCCAATATAGCAAAACTTAACTAAaacttgctttatttttgctttattctgcataacaatattttaaatcacataatCCTACCACTAACACTTAACTTACTGactatatattattcaaatgcaAATTAGTAGTTTATTAGATGTAAGTCTTAATTAATAACCTTgtcacaacaaaacaaatatgataCAGCAAAGCTCACTTTTGATTTGCTTAGCCACAGGCTTCAGGAGTTCAAGCCAAACCTGTAGAAGAAACAGTATGTGATTTCATTTTCTATGGGTGCAGCAAACAACTATGTATTTGACGAGTGTTGATATAGCAACGATTTCAAGGGACAGTTTACCAAAACATGAAATGTTTCAAACCATATTTTCTTCAGTTCAAATTTGAAGTCATGCATTCATAATCTTGCCATGCAATGAGCTATTAACCCAAGAACAGCTGCGACAAGATCAGTGAGATGAAATCAGTCCAAACTGTGAacaaataattcagaaaattTTTCTTGAACTGGGTGAACTGACTAAAAAAACGCCTTTATGGCGCCTCTGCATCCTTTTGACGGTTAAAAATACTCCATTCTAATTGCATGTACATGAGAGACCATCTAAAGAaaatttcttcttcttcgttGGGTTTGTCGAAACatgaggatgaataaatgatgacaaaatgtaattttttgggCTGGACTTTGCTCTTTATTATCATTCTCTATTATTGACGTCATTGACAGGTCAAAGGTTTTGACTCACATAGCTGCCAGTATGGTGACGGAACTCCAGGCCAAAGTACTCTTTCTCCAGCAGCTTTAGATGACCACACACCTTATTGAAGAAATCGGATGCCAGAATCTTTCTCTGTGGGtagataaaaaagaataaatcacAGCACACAGACAGCGCCACTTCACACATCTTCCATGTCAGTGCTGCTTGTAGTAATGTTAATTTCGAGTGATGTGACTGCAGTGTCACTGTGAAGTTCCTCCTCAGATTTGCTTCTTTCTTCCATCTCTATTACTTGATGCGGGTGGTAATGAGATGGTGATGCGATTTGAGCAGAATGTGACTCTTAGAGCAACTTTCCCTGGTAATTGAATCTGCAGCAACTGAAGTCCTCAAACAGAATTATGGGAAAGTCAGATGCTCACTGAGTCAGCCTCAAAATACAGGGTTGCTATCTGATGAGTGTGTTTGTTGGCACATATGTGTGTGAGGATGTGTTCTTGAACCCTGTATTTACTGTGACAGCGGGGCATAGAACCTCCCCATTATCTTGTCAAAGGCGAGGAACATGAGAAGAAGATAGAGGGATAAAGTCTGGAACAAGCATGAGATAGAGAGGTTGAAACACATACCACAGTACAAAGATAGATCTGTGACTCTCATGGCAGGGTAAATTTATGCCAAAATATACAGTCTTTGTGAATACTTGTGAGGACATAATGGATGCTTTCTTGCACtgttttttagaataaataagaTCTTTAACAgtgaatcatcatcatcatgcaCTTGCAAGCTTTTCTTTTGATTCCAGAGAATACAATCTTCATCAAAATACTCAACATTTTATAtggaaaatgtgagtggtgctttgTCTGTCTGCTTGTGCTGCTTGGCTGGTCTTAGTTGGTTAAATGGTCGTTGGTGTTCAGTAGGTTTAACTTAATTGGTAAGATGGTCTAGCTCCCTCTGAAACCAGCCTGATCTGGCTGGAAGACCACCTAAAACCAACCAATAAGTTTGGGATGGTTTCCATTGGTTCTTTTTAGCAGGTATTGCTTATACCTAAACAAGTAATAATCCTGCTCTCCTCCACAAACCACACAATCTTAGGTGTCGTCAATTTCGATATATATTAGGTTTAGGAATTTAaaaaaccctaacctaaccttaaaatTAATGATAATAGCAAGCACCACTAAATATgctgaaatgacattttctttcaaGTATTGATCGAAAAAACAGATCATCTCTCTACaacctctttctctctgatttCTTGTATTTTTCACTGCCTCTTTACTAATTGCCTGTTTTGCCTGAGGATGTAGGGGAATGCTGGCATGCTCTCTGGAATGAGGCCAGAACAGGCTTCTGTTCAGTGCTGGCCACGATATTTACCCCTATTCAGACACACATATGCCTCACAGCTATACTAACTAACTCactctctgtcttttttctgtctATCTCCCCACCCCCCTGATTTTATATCTCACCTGCTTTTTCTGACTGGTAGGACAAGGCTGTGCTGTGTAAAAGCAGTGAAAACCCCCaggcatgtacacacacacacacacacacacacacacacacacagcatcccCCATGAAGCAGAGGCAGCAAGCGGATAATGGGACATAAAATGATGCTCCTTTACAAGCAAAACACAGCTGGACCAAAAGTAAGAGACCCCCTTccccaaaatacacacacacgcacaaacacacaagatgTGGTGacatagtgtgtatatatgtgtgtaggtgtatgtgtatatgaatTCCTTCTTAAATGaggaaaatttgatttaatgtaaataagtgtataAATAAGTGACTAAACATCACAATTATGTATTGCCCTCGTTATCGGATACACCATACATTTTAAAGgcacttttatttaatacagaTAGAAAACGAAACATTGCAAAAGGTAATTATAGGGTACGATAGACTTGTTGTCACACTTTTTACTTCACTGAATATTTCACAGGGTAGGGTTATTTTTGAACATCagaaccaagaaaaaaaaactcactgaagatattttgctcttttgtgGCCACATTCCTCAATAGAGGGCCATGTTGGCAAGCTATATGggctttatgtaaaatatactgAGCAATCTATCATGCACAAGTGAAAAAGGAAACATATATTTGGGCAACAAGTAAATATGTATGTGACAACTTGCCTCAATCTGGCATTTATGCAAACCAGCGCTATAAAACAAGCATTAGTGAACCTAAAAACTACCTTTTGGTAGTTACCAAAAAACCCTGAGACAACTtgcaacatttatatatatatatatgtatatatatatatatatatatatatatatatatatatatatatatatatatatatatatatatatatatatatatatatatgatttctcACCTCCACCTCGAAAACTCTCTCGCTGTCGTCTAAAAAGATGACGCGTAACCGCAGTTTCTCATTCTTGTTCTTCTTCCGCACAGCTGCCCTATTGACAGGTGTCTTCAGCAGCTCGAACTTATCCCCCATCTTCTGTGCGTCTGTTTACGATTGAAGCGgcacacttttcttttaaataaagcacagaGGGTCCATAATGTGTGATGTTATCCGTTTGATGCTGTAGTGAGGGAGTTGCGCGCGGCGGTCTCGTGACGAGTGTTCGCGCATCCTGCTCTTAAACTGAGCAGCATCAGCAGCAGGATCTGATCTCAGGCACAGCATCACGATACACCATAAACACAAGTCTCCAACTCTAGAACGGTTGTCTAGAACAACATTGCTggtgtaaaatatttagttttagtaatgttttgtttcatcGTTGCTGACGCGGAATGAAGTCTTACAAAAGCAGACAAAAATGTCCggcatcattatatatatatatatatatatatatatatatatatatatatatatatatatatatatatatatatatatatatatatatcccagttgtattaagttttattatttattgcaagaacttgactggtctgTATAAAGCCATTTGCATAAAGATAATTCCAGCTGAACTCCTCttgtgtgactttaaatgcagtccttgaaCCAAAAACTCATCATCGCCgacaccaatgacttgtacattcACTATGAGTGTACCGTTGGTGGAAATGAAATCTCATTAGCTGCAACTCCTAATATGAGCCAGGAGGTGGCAGTATTTCCTAACGAGTTCCACTCGGGCTAAACAAACCCCGTAACTGTGTAGTTTCTCGTCTGTAAACAGCTCATACAGCTGTGCGACGAGAGATTAAACAATCAATTATAACACGTCAGCCTCTCAAAAAGCGTCCGACATCAGAAGTGTTTCTCTCGTCCTCACCTATTGTGCTGTGTATTCCTGGGCAGGTGAATGTAATCTCTTGTTTTGTTACGGCGGAGCGGAACCTGTAAGAGGAGCCGAAGCCGGAGCTCTGCTGACCAGCTGCTGCTGTTCCatcacacatcatcatcatcaccagcGGCCCTGTTTGATTTTCCGAGCACCTGTCGGTCTGTGTGTTTTCCACCGTGTATTCTGACCCTCTTGTACGGAGGCTGAGAGGTAATCCGTCTCTTCGACCACCTTAAACTGTATGCTGCAACATCTGGATTTAATGCTATgatttttttgcacactttttttttttttttaatccgtaCACAGCCTAAAGCAAtcagtaaatataaatgtaaatagtttaACGTTGTAGCGTATAAGGTAAagttataaaaagtaataaccCATGAAGTTGAACATTTAGGATAGCTGAACCAAACAGTAGACCTCAAGGAACGTTTTCAGTACGTTCTGGTCGGGTTCTCTGAACGTAATGAAAAAAGTTAGACCCTACCTGGtctaaaatattgttattaaaatattagcacaatatatatatatatatatatatatatatatatatatatatatatatatatatatatatatatatatatatatatatacactcagaatatatattcagaatttataaaaaaaaatagtttaaaacattCAGATGTTGATCAGATAATAACATTTTCCTATTAATCCTAAGTCATTGGGAACCTTTGCAAAACTAATTTATGTTAGCTGGGAGCTAAATGAGTATTTTTTTGACTTTAGCTGTTTGGAATTAGATTCAAACAACTGTTTCACATGCCCTGTTtctggggcatgttgtcacaaaaaacaaagaaacctGTGAAAATATTACGTTTATACTCAAGATTTTATTTGCACCTCTTTACACTTGATGAGTTGACATTATTTAGATCAGATTGTATACAAAGAGTAAATGCCCTTCAAGACTCATGCAAAATAATGTCTGTAACAGAAGTTCATTACATagggcttaaaaaaaaaaaagtgggtgCTTCACCTATAGCTGTCTATTGATCTGTGTAAATGGCAAATTGTCTCATCCATTTGTTTCTCTCAccttaaactttttatttcttgttattaCTCATTTTCCACTTGAAGGATATAAAAGCACAAATGCCCAGAAAGAGTTACTACAAAATGTCAAGGGTGTCATTTGGAAAATGTCATACACCGCCTGGCATGAGAAGggtgatatattttaaagctcTTCTGTTAATTTAGTAAGCAGTCAGTGGTCCTCTGGTTCATCTCACCCTGGGGGTCTGAGAAAAAATAGACACTGGAAAAGGTCTAAACCATTCCAGCCACTTTGCCCTTGATGATTCATTCACCTACACACTCACATCCATGTATTTAGCCAAACATCTGCCTTAAACTGTCTTCCCATTAACTAATCCCCTATGGTTGTGTTTCCCCCCATTTGCACAGATGTCGTTTAAAGTTTAAGACCTGCATTTTCTTTTGCGTCTGGTGGTTCAGTTTGTGTGGTTTATCACTCTGCTTTTCAAATTTGCAATCGATATTTGACATCTAAGGGTACTGGGCAATAACAATTTTTGTTTGTACGTTATGTTGCGCAGTGAATGCGTAAAGACATCTTTTTCCATTTACAGTCTTTCAGAAGTACCCGAGTTGTGCCGAAAATCCAGACTTCCTGTCAtgggaataaatgacattttaaaatacagttatagACACTTATTTTCAATTGTACTATTTAACGTAAcgctatttttattgtattttgatcagccttggtgagcatttttttttaaaaaacattagatTTTACACGTTTTATTCACACGCCGCTTTATAACGTGACGAGAGAAACAGGGTATTCACATCTAAAGTGTAGGTGACACTTGAAAATGAAAGATAAGAATGTAAATTAGAAAAGTAGTTGAGTTAGTGAGTTAAAGGTATAgttaattctgttattaattacttaccctcatATCGTTATAAACCcgcaagacctttgttcatcttcagaacgcagatgaagatatttttgatgaaattcgAGAGCTTTCTGAGCCTGCTACCATGATCATAGTCCAGAAAGATGTGAAGACATCGTTAAACTAGTCATTAGAAtatgttatgaagctacaagaatatttttgtgcatatcTTTTTtcaacaataacatttttttgttgtcagtCTTCAATGCACGTTTATGAGTGTACCACACacaattttagttttctttgctttctttagaacgaaaagtattctcatagcttaaTAACATACGGTTGAACTACTAATGTCACAtcactattttaacaatgtcctaactatctttctgggccttgaacgtggTAGCTGCATTGCTGCTTATGCTGGGTCAGAAAGCGTTTCAATTTCATCGAAAACACCTTTATTTGTAGAAGAACAAAAGACTTATGGGTTTCGAATGACACAATGGTGAgtatttaatgacagaaatttcatttttcactttaaataagTGATTTGTGAGTGAATCATGTTACATATCTTTTAGTGTCCTTCCCTGAAGAAAGAAACCTCATCTATGTATGAATAAGTTCACAAGAAATGTTCGAGCTAATGTATATGCAGCCCTCAGGTATGGCAcatctaacaacaacaaaaaggataTGAAAGTGTCTTTGAGCTCTTAATAACTTGTTCACTTGTCTCACGAGACAATCCCAATCCTTTTCCAACCCACTCACCCCTCTGGGGTCCATGTCTCATGAGAAGTCTTCCTGTGTCTTCACTCTCCAGCTGATGTCATGACCAAGGACAATGTCACAGCCTATTAAAATTGTCCACACTGCTGGATCAGACTCCGTCTTTGCTTCATAAAAGAAGTAGGTGGAGAAGGAGAGATAGGGAGAGCAATCCCTTTATCCACactgaaatgaaatttaaacCCCTACTGTTTTATACCGTGGAACGAACGTTAATGTGGATTCATTctcttttgatttttaaatctccttcttctcttgtgttttaaatgagattaCAT is a window from the Puntigrus tetrazona isolate hp1 chromosome 1, ASM1883169v1, whole genome shotgun sequence genome containing:
- the LOC122351948 gene encoding FERM domain-containing protein 7: MGDKFELLKTPVNRAAVRKKNKNEKLRLRVIFLDDSERVFEVERKILASDFFNKVCGHLKLLEKEYFGLEFRHHTGSYVWLELLKPVAKQIKNISDVAFHFIVKFFPPDPGQLQRGLTRYLFALQIKQDLSNGSLTCNDNSAALLVSHILQAEIGDYDDELDTHHLENKQYVPNQEYLDHKIIRFHKKHRGHTPAESDVHLLEVARKMDMYGIRPHPAHDGEGMRINLAVTHMGVLVFQGNTKINTFSWAKIRKLSFKRKHFLIKLHTETGPSRRDTVEFSMASRDVCKAFWKMCVEYHAFFRLAEEPKSHQKSILSSKGSSFRYSGRTQKQLLECVGSGDKKHLPFERSYCKCEYDTRQCRSSPDILTDVSKQLYEHLPPDPTVAGQHGEQTGVAKRSLSAVEVMFANELERSRPLSRNPAFSSNSASPKLRSLSTSGVEHRGRAAQRQKAKRRLSPSTQHLVLLYPNPPHLQFHPVLPTFPLASHPYLLQDHTSSSLDRLPQTHHNHVPLQYLPRQIAHSSLPSSCLSPQLQKQQERLRPTGQGESRLYPRGGLGLRVGLNKKLDLSGVEAGHYSDDSTFQTGLPRRASSQPDFKFQRPTLASNAAAYASEYRPLGYYPHLSRHQVPTRPTYLPLSPAPLPERPTSLCVIGTGSYSDSDSDTFYPYFPALGKVVRSGPLARMRFSSGSLQLDEEDGEEEDLDCPTDEDNTNLTTVKVLKL